One window of Nostoc sp. C052 genomic DNA carries:
- a CDS encoding CHASE2 domain-containing protein, with protein sequence MGKLVIMKFGEGSFEQGFAVTLQIGEEHERAATEITGKLPSFPEMPLYYSHWQSSYRQIGNRYRLHADKMQVTNVSMIQDCENTSHILRARFNTWLRSEEFRPLREKWLERLSSTDEIRVILQTENSQLQLLPWHLWDLLERYPKAEIALSSPSYDRIHKPRTPNQSVNILAIVGNSKGIDTQADQALLQQCSNAEVSFLVEPPRKELTDHLWGKNWDILFFAGHSSSNKNGESGRIYLNKTDSLTIGELKYALKKAIENGLQLAIFNSCDGLGLARELADLQIPQIIVMREPVPDQVAKEFLKYFLEGFAGGESLYQAVRQARERLQGLEDRFPCATWLPVICQNPAQMPPTWDELRSVKTEEDKPNLPLPTKRKFRTALLPSLAITVLVCGMRWLGFLENLEIQTFDLMMRSRPAEGLDSRLLIITIDDDDLAIQRQNNESLIGASISEKSLNKLLAKLNQYQPRAIGLDIYRDFSAKEPDLITRLQQTQNLIGVCKGSDSTGNIKGIKPPPEIPPGNLGFSDFIHDRDGVIRRQLLFMNQETTSLCSAPYAFSLQLASLYLRPLGIQTKFTPEGNLHLDKTIFPNLKRRTGGYQNIDANGGQILLNYRSSKEIAEQVKLTQFLSSPINPSAIKDRIVLIGVVAKGDSPDTWPTPYGVPLDEQMPGVLVQAHMVSQILSAVQDGRPLLQAWSFWVEVAWIWGWSLVGGVLAWRRFSLPWLAFAVGVTSSFLYVVCFGLLISGAWVPFVPSALSLVAMGGLMSIYNSKTDQQGSGGD encoded by the coding sequence ATGGGTAAGTTAGTGATAATGAAATTCGGAGAGGGTAGTTTTGAGCAAGGATTTGCTGTCACTCTCCAAATTGGTGAAGAACACGAGCGTGCTGCAACAGAAATTACAGGGAAGCTACCTTCATTTCCTGAAATGCCGCTCTATTATAGTCATTGGCAGTCTAGTTATCGGCAAATAGGCAATCGTTATCGCCTCCATGCTGACAAAATGCAGGTAACTAATGTATCGATGATTCAAGACTGCGAAAACACTTCTCATATTTTGCGGGCACGCTTTAATACCTGGCTGCGATCGGAAGAGTTTCGCCCTTTGAGAGAGAAATGGTTAGAAAGATTGTCGTCTACAGACGAAATCCGGGTAATTTTACAAACCGAAAATAGCCAATTACAGCTATTACCCTGGCATCTGTGGGACTTGTTAGAACGCTACCCCAAGGCTGAAATTGCCCTTTCTTCACCATCTTACGATCGCATTCACAAGCCACGCACTCCCAATCAATCAGTCAACATTTTGGCAATTGTGGGCAACAGTAAGGGGATTGACACCCAAGCCGATCAAGCTTTACTGCAACAGTGTAGTAATGCAGAAGTCAGTTTTTTAGTAGAACCGCCGCGTAAAGAATTGACTGACCATCTCTGGGGAAAAAACTGGGATATTCTCTTCTTTGCCGGACACAGTTCTAGTAACAAAAATGGAGAAAGCGGACGAATTTACCTGAATAAAACTGATAGTCTGACCATTGGCGAGTTAAAGTATGCTCTCAAGAAGGCCATTGAAAACGGCTTGCAATTAGCTATATTCAACTCCTGTGATGGATTAGGTTTGGCGCGAGAATTGGCTGATTTGCAAATTCCTCAAATAATCGTCATGCGCGAACCTGTACCAGACCAGGTTGCCAAAGAATTTTTAAAGTATTTTCTCGAAGGCTTTGCAGGTGGTGAGTCTTTATATCAAGCGGTACGCCAAGCGCGAGAACGCTTGCAAGGACTTGAAGATCGATTTCCTTGTGCGACTTGGCTACCAGTGATTTGCCAAAATCCAGCCCAGATGCCACCTACTTGGGATGAATTAAGGTCTGTAAAAACTGAAGAAGATAAACCAAATTTACCCTTGCCTACCAAACGCAAATTTCGGACAGCTTTGTTACCCAGTTTGGCAATTACAGTCTTGGTTTGTGGGATGAGATGGTTGGGATTTTTAGAAAATCTAGAGATTCAAACCTTTGACTTAATGATGCGATCGCGCCCTGCCGAAGGTCTCGATTCCCGATTGCTGATAATCACAATTGACGATGACGATCTGGCAATTCAAAGACAAAATAACGAATCTTTGATCGGAGCTTCCATTTCCGAAAAATCTCTCAATAAACTCCTGGCAAAACTGAATCAATACCAACCCCGTGCGATCGGCTTAGATATCTACCGTGATTTTTCTGCTAAAGAACCAGATTTAATTACTCGTCTCCAACAAACTCAAAACTTGATTGGTGTATGCAAGGGGAGTGATAGTACAGGAAATATCAAAGGTATTAAGCCACCCCCAGAAATCCCCCCAGGAAATTTGGGATTCAGTGACTTTATTCACGATCGCGATGGTGTGATTCGTCGGCAACTTCTGTTTATGAATCAGGAGACAACATCCTTGTGTTCTGCTCCTTATGCCTTCAGTTTACAACTAGCCTCCCTCTATCTGCGCCCTTTAGGAATTCAAACGAAGTTCACCCCAGAAGGGAATTTACATCTGGATAAAACTATTTTTCCGAATCTGAAGCGTCGTACTGGCGGCTATCAAAATATTGATGCTAATGGTGGTCAAATCTTACTCAACTATCGTTCATCAAAAGAGATAGCCGAACAGGTAAAGCTAACACAATTTTTATCTAGTCCAATTAACCCCAGCGCCATTAAAGACCGAATTGTTCTCATTGGTGTAGTGGCAAAGGGGGATTCTCCAGATACCTGGCCAACACCTTATGGCGTTCCTTTAGATGAGCAAATGCCAGGAGTGTTAGTACAAGCTCACATGGTCAGCCAGATCCTCAGTGCAGTCCAAGATGGACGGCCGTTATTGCAGGCTTGGTCATTCTGGGTTGAGGTGGCGTGGATTTGGGGCTGGTCTTTGGTAGGGGGAGTCTTAGCTTGGCGCAGGTTTTCATTACCCTGGTTGGCGTTCGCAGTTGGTGTTACTTCTAGCTTTTTGTATGTAGTTTGCTTTGGCCTGTTAATTTCGGGTGCTTGGGTACCGTTTGTCCCGTCAGCTTTATCGCTAGTAGCTATGGGGGGATTGATGTCAATTTATAATTCAAAAACAGACCAACAGGGAAGTGGGGGAGATTAA
- a CDS encoding sigma-70 family RNA polymerase sigma factor — MVPFDEQLRRLVTEACGHKPGSPQRQKLLTQIIRLTASRLWRETTPYYQDALQQTWLYFCRNVCEGLTGQIYDPNYGSVITWLNAYLRRRLQDFYLNQNREQATTVPQRIRQSTSGGISEAIDPIDNLPASPQAPPILEDLEMWAQTDSNGELRSIYIKGRPDVNCQVLILKRLPPEVSWRELSEEFGLSIPTLSSFYQRQCLPRLRKFAELEGLL; from the coding sequence ATGGTTCCATTCGATGAACAGCTACGCCGCTTAGTTACAGAAGCCTGTGGACACAAACCTGGAAGCCCTCAGCGTCAGAAGTTGCTCACGCAAATTATTCGCTTGACAGCAAGTAGACTCTGGAGAGAAACTACTCCCTACTATCAAGATGCACTACAACAAACTTGGTTGTATTTCTGTCGCAATGTTTGTGAAGGTTTGACAGGTCAAATCTACGATCCCAATTATGGCAGTGTGATCACTTGGCTGAATGCCTACCTAAGAAGGAGACTACAAGACTTTTACCTTAATCAGAATCGGGAACAAGCCACAACAGTTCCTCAGAGAATTCGTCAGTCTACATCAGGTGGAATAAGTGAAGCCATTGATCCTATAGATAACCTCCCGGCTAGTCCCCAAGCACCTCCAATTCTGGAAGATTTGGAGATGTGGGCGCAGACAGATTCTAATGGAGAACTACGCAGTATTTACATTAAAGGGCGTCCAGATGTGAATTGTCAGGTGTTAATTCTCAAACGCTTACCCCCAGAAGTTAGCTGGAGAGAATTATCTGAAGAATTTGGGCTGTCAATTCCCACATTAAGCAGTTTTTATCAGCGCCAATGTCTACCGCGTTTGCGTAAATTCGCAGAATTGGAGGGATTATTATGA
- a CDS encoding CHAT domain-containing protein — protein METKKTALAHFLSLPFYFLIALVCIIGSPVLAKVPSSINSSSQLSINSLISLAVTTDPASLLQQGKVLYSAGNFAKAVEVLQEAVQAYKQQGDNLKLAATLSNLSLAYQQLGVWSQAQQAITESLDLLKGQDKNQNSQIFAQSLDIQGRLQLAMGQSEAALATWQQTEEIYKQVDNQSGVVRSLINQAQAWRTQGFYPRAVKTLDRVSQTLKSQPDSIEKTVSWRSLGDALLVLGDLKKSRQALEESLRIAQNLQSSADIGASLFSLGNHARKQQEKQQAIAYYQQTVAASPSPLTKIQAQLNHLALLIEDQQWAKVQSLLPLIESQLDQLPLSRASIYARVNFSQSLAKVKSGVLQASRNNYYSGLSTKDSAKLLASAIQQSRSLGDKRAEAYALKSLGSLYEETRQWSEAQDLTRQGLALAQSSNAPEITYSLEWQLGRLLWATKDINGAIAAYDAAVDTLQSLRRDLVVNKDVVNQDIQFNFRDSVEPVYRQSVELLLKSQQGKPNEEILDKARDRIEALQLAELDDFFQEACLQGQKVALDKLVDQNNSKAAILYPIILRDELQVIVKIPKQSLQSHSTKISQAEVEKLLVELRRNLVNPTATKIVQTQSQEVYNWLLKPIESQLQKSGVDTLVFVLDGPLRNLPMAALYDGQQYLVEKYAIALSVGLQLLDPKPLVKQQLRALTAGLTQPPPGFTKFAPLLAIKSEFDGIIKAGVTTTSLMDGNFKKKNLESEISAASFNIVHLATHGQFSSRLEDTFILDFDGQINVKDFDTLFRSQGKAIVELLVLSACQTAAGDSRASLGLAGAAVRAGARSTIASLWQIDDESTAMFVSAFYRELKSGKITKAEAVHRAQLQLLKHPNYHAPSFWSAYVLIGNWL, from the coding sequence TTGGAAACCAAAAAAACTGCACTGGCTCACTTTTTATCTTTGCCTTTTTACTTCCTGATCGCTTTAGTATGCATTATCGGTTCACCGGTGCTAGCAAAAGTTCCTAGTTCAATCAATTCATCATCGCAACTGTCAATTAACAGCCTGATATCGCTAGCTGTCACCACCGATCCCGCTTCATTATTACAACAGGGAAAAGTTTTATACAGTGCTGGTAACTTTGCGAAAGCTGTAGAAGTATTGCAAGAAGCTGTCCAAGCATATAAACAGCAAGGGGATAATCTCAAACTAGCAGCGACACTGAGTAATCTTTCTTTAGCTTATCAGCAACTTGGTGTATGGAGTCAAGCGCAGCAGGCAATTACAGAGAGCTTAGATTTGCTGAAAGGACAGGATAAAAACCAAAATTCGCAAATATTTGCCCAATCATTAGATATTCAAGGCCGTCTACAACTGGCAATGGGACAGTCCGAAGCAGCTTTAGCAACTTGGCAGCAGACGGAAGAAATTTACAAGCAAGTAGATAATCAAAGTGGTGTGGTGCGATCGCTAATCAATCAAGCGCAGGCGTGGCGCACCCAAGGATTTTACCCCCGCGCCGTCAAAACACTCGATCGAGTTAGTCAGACATTAAAATCTCAACCAGATTCTATAGAAAAAACAGTGAGTTGGCGATCGCTCGGTGATGCTCTTTTGGTATTGGGTGATTTGAAAAAGTCACGCCAAGCATTAGAAGAAAGTTTGAGAATTGCTCAAAACCTGCAATCTAGCGCTGATATTGGGGCTAGTCTGTTCAGCTTGGGAAATCATGCCCGTAAACAACAGGAAAAACAACAAGCGATCGCCTATTATCAACAAACAGTTGCAGCATCTCCCTCACCCCTGACAAAAATTCAAGCCCAACTAAATCACCTGGCACTACTAATTGAAGATCAACAATGGGCAAAGGTTCAAAGTCTCTTGCCATTGATTGAGTCCCAACTCGACCAACTCCCCCTCAGCCGTGCAAGTATTTACGCTCGTGTTAACTTTTCACAAAGTTTAGCAAAAGTCAAGAGTGGTGTATTGCAAGCATCCAGAAATAATTATTACTCAGGACTCAGCACCAAAGACTCAGCAAAGTTACTCGCCAGTGCCATCCAGCAATCCCGCAGTTTAGGGGATAAGCGGGCGGAGGCTTATGCTTTGAAGAGTTTAGGCAGCTTGTACGAAGAAACTAGGCAGTGGTCAGAGGCGCAAGACCTGACTCGGCAAGGATTAGCTTTAGCGCAGAGTAGTAATGCCCCAGAAATTACCTATAGCTTGGAGTGGCAGTTAGGTAGATTGCTGTGGGCAACCAAAGATATTAATGGTGCGATCGCCGCTTATGATGCGGCTGTAGACACTCTCCAGTCTCTCCGCAGAGATTTAGTAGTGAATAAAGATGTCGTGAACCAGGATATACAATTCAACTTCCGGGACAGTGTAGAACCCGTCTACCGCCAGTCAGTAGAATTACTGCTAAAATCCCAACAGGGAAAACCAAATGAAGAAATATTAGATAAAGCACGCGATCGCATTGAAGCACTCCAACTAGCAGAATTAGACGACTTCTTCCAAGAAGCTTGTCTGCAAGGACAAAAAGTAGCCCTAGATAAATTGGTAGACCAAAATAATTCCAAGGCTGCCATCCTTTATCCAATTATTCTTCGTGACGAACTCCAGGTAATTGTCAAAATTCCCAAACAATCTCTGCAAAGCCACAGCACCAAGATTTCCCAAGCAGAAGTAGAGAAACTCTTAGTAGAACTGCGAAGAAATCTTGTCAATCCCACTGCTACTAAGATCGTCCAAACCCAATCGCAAGAAGTTTATAACTGGCTGCTGAAACCCATTGAGTCACAACTGCAAAAAAGTGGCGTTGATACCCTAGTATTCGTCTTAGATGGCCCATTACGCAACCTCCCAATGGCAGCACTCTACGATGGTCAACAATACTTAGTAGAGAAATATGCGATCGCTCTCAGCGTAGGTTTGCAACTCCTAGACCCAAAACCGCTAGTAAAGCAGCAACTCAGAGCGCTAACAGCAGGACTGACTCAGCCACCGCCAGGATTTACCAAATTTGCACCATTGCTAGCGATTAAATCTGAGTTTGACGGCATTATTAAAGCCGGAGTTACGACAACCAGCCTCATGGATGGAAATTTTAAGAAAAAGAATTTAGAAAGTGAAATTAGTGCTGCTTCATTCAACATAGTGCATTTGGCAACCCACGGTCAGTTTAGTTCTCGCCTTGAAGACACTTTTATTTTAGATTTCGATGGTCAGATCAACGTCAAAGATTTTGATACTCTCTTCCGCAGTCAGGGTAAAGCCATAGTAGAACTATTAGTTTTGAGTGCTTGCCAGACAGCAGCAGGAGACAGTCGTGCATCACTCGGTCTAGCAGGAGCAGCTGTACGAGCCGGGGCACGCAGTACCATAGCTTCCCTATGGCAAATTGATGATGAATCAACAGCGATGTTTGTGAGTGCCTTCTATCGAGAACTCAAGAGTGGCAAAATCACCAAAGCCGAAGCAGTCCACCGTGCCCAGCTACAACTGTTGAAACATCCCAACTATCATGCACCAAGCTTTTGGTCTGCCTATGTGTTGATTGGGAATTGGTTGTAA
- a CDS encoding DUF1822 family protein: protein MNNSTYQLDDFALTLPISQRARITAQQFANQQPNPEKAEQVRLNTLAVWVVNDYLQMMDIPTDLQASDSWNPIMRFCGNVADLDVPSIGRLECRPVHLHQQICSIPPETWEERVGYLVVQFDESLQEARLLGFIPSVATETLPLAQLQPLEAFIDHLWQLRQSPVNSLVNLSQWFAGVFEAGWQTIESLWNMPELRPTYAFRSIETLELETLNRPESTTKRAKLIDLGIQILNQPVMLIVEISSEKDQQTSIHLQLHATGNQIYLPPGVHLTVLDSSGAVFLDAQSRRSDNYIQLQFRGEPTEQFSVRVALDNTSITEHFRI from the coding sequence ATGAATAACTCCACCTATCAGCTAGACGATTTCGCTTTAACATTGCCGATTTCCCAAAGAGCTCGCATAACTGCCCAGCAATTTGCTAACCAGCAGCCAAACCCTGAAAAAGCAGAGCAAGTCCGGTTGAATACTCTAGCTGTATGGGTGGTAAATGACTACTTGCAGATGATGGATATTCCAACTGATCTTCAAGCTAGTGACAGTTGGAACCCCATCATGCGCTTTTGTGGGAATGTTGCTGACTTAGATGTACCCTCAATTGGTCGTCTGGAGTGTCGCCCCGTCCATCTACATCAGCAAATATGTTCTATTCCTCCAGAAACTTGGGAAGAACGAGTAGGTTATTTAGTAGTTCAATTTGATGAATCGCTCCAAGAAGCGAGGCTGCTTGGTTTTATCCCTAGTGTCGCAACTGAAACACTGCCTTTAGCGCAACTGCAACCATTGGAAGCGTTTATCGATCATTTATGGCAACTGCGTCAATCTCCAGTGAATTCACTAGTGAATTTGAGTCAGTGGTTTGCTGGTGTATTTGAGGCTGGCTGGCAAACTATTGAATCTCTGTGGAATATGCCAGAACTCAGACCAACTTATGCCTTTCGCAGCATTGAAACTTTGGAATTAGAGACCCTTAATCGACCAGAATCAACTACAAAACGGGCAAAACTGATTGATTTGGGTATCCAAATTCTTAACCAACCAGTCATGTTAATTGTGGAAATTAGCTCCGAAAAAGATCAACAAACTAGTATTCATCTCCAATTGCACGCCACTGGCAATCAAATCTATTTGCCACCAGGAGTTCATCTCACTGTTCTAGATAGTTCGGGAGCAGTATTTCTAGATGCTCAATCTCGAAGATCGGACAATTACATTCAGTTGCAGTTCCGTGGTGAACCCACAGAGCAATTTAGCGTTAGGGTAGCCTTGGATAATACTAGTATTACCGAACATTTCCGAATTTGA
- a CDS encoding M3 family metallopeptidase → MSASTIISHNPLLQGNGLPPFAEIKPERVVPAFNQLLAELDQHLATLEANVQPTWSDLVEPLEKLTERLTWSWGVVNHLMGVKNSPELREAHEIVQPLVVQFINKLGQSQPIYNAFKALRSSDSWSTLELAQQRIVEAAIRDAELSGVGLQGEARDRFNAIQMELAELSTKFSNHVLDATKAFSLTLTTKAEIDGLPPSLVSLAAQVARAAGEEKATPENGPWRITLDFPSFGPFMQHSTRRDLREKLYKAHITRASSGDLDNNPLIVRILELRQELADLLGFKSFAQLSLASKMAPNVEAVEALLEELRQASYDAAVKDLKELQAFAASYGEESQDLKHWDISFWAERQREAKFAFTAEELRPYFPLPQVLDGLFGLVKRLFGVTVTPADGQAPVWHEDVRYFQIADETGSPIAYFYLDPYSRPAEKRGGAWMDVCINRAKITENGASSVRLPVTYLICNQTPPVDGKPSLMTFYEVETLFHEFGHGLQHMLTKVDYVGAAGINNVEWDAVELPSQFMENWCYERPTLFGMAKHYETGEALPEHYYQKLLAARNYMSGTAMLRQIHFSSIDLELHYRYRSGSDETPADVRHRIAKTTTILPPLPEDSMLCAFGHIFEGGYAAGYYSYKWAEVLSADAFAAFEEAGLEDEEAVKATGGRYRDTVLALGGSKHPMEVFKTFRGREPSTIALLRHNGLVSAAAN, encoded by the coding sequence ATGAGTGCAAGTACCATTATTTCCCATAATCCCTTACTCCAAGGCAATGGTTTACCTCCCTTTGCAGAGATTAAACCAGAACGAGTAGTACCAGCCTTCAATCAGTTGTTGGCAGAACTTGACCAGCACCTTGCCACCTTAGAGGCTAATGTACAGCCTACTTGGAGTGATTTAGTAGAACCCTTAGAAAAGCTGACAGAACGGCTTACCTGGAGTTGGGGGGTGGTAAATCATTTAATGGGTGTTAAAAATAGCCCGGAACTGCGCGAAGCTCATGAAATTGTACAGCCGCTAGTCGTACAATTTATCAACAAGCTCGGTCAAAGCCAACCCATCTACAATGCTTTTAAAGCACTCCGTAGCAGTGATAGTTGGTCAACTTTAGAATTAGCCCAACAGCGGATTGTTGAAGCTGCCATTCGAGACGCAGAGCTTTCTGGTGTTGGTTTACAAGGAGAAGCAAGAGATCGTTTCAACGCCATTCAGATGGAGTTGGCAGAACTTTCGACCAAATTCTCTAATCATGTACTTGATGCCACAAAAGCCTTTAGCTTAACCCTGACAACAAAAGCGGAAATTGACGGTTTACCACCAAGTTTGGTAAGTTTAGCCGCCCAAGTTGCTCGTGCGGCTGGAGAAGAAAAGGCCACACCAGAAAATGGCCCCTGGCGCATTACTTTAGACTTCCCCAGTTTCGGCCCTTTCATGCAGCACAGCACCCGTCGAGATTTGCGTGAAAAGCTCTACAAAGCTCATATCACTCGCGCTTCTAGTGGCGATTTAGATAATAATCCGTTAATTGTGCGTATTTTGGAGTTACGGCAAGAACTCGCAGATTTACTTGGTTTTAAGAGTTTTGCTCAGTTGAGCCTTGCCAGTAAAATGGCTCCTAATGTTGAAGCAGTGGAAGCACTATTAGAAGAACTACGTCAGGCTAGTTATGATGCTGCTGTCAAAGATTTAAAAGAACTCCAAGCTTTTGCTGCATCTTATGGAGAAGAATCTCAAGATTTAAAACACTGGGATATCAGCTTTTGGGCAGAACGCCAACGAGAAGCAAAATTTGCTTTTACTGCTGAAGAATTGCGTCCCTACTTTCCCCTTCCTCAAGTACTAGATGGCTTGTTTGGACTTGTCAAGCGGTTGTTTGGTGTGACTGTAACTCCAGCCGATGGTCAAGCTCCAGTGTGGCATGAGGATGTCCGTTATTTCCAAATAGCTGATGAAACTGGTTCTCCCATAGCCTACTTCTATTTAGACCCCTACAGCCGTCCAGCAGAAAAGCGTGGTGGTGCTTGGATGGATGTATGCATCAATCGTGCCAAAATCACTGAAAATGGTGCATCTAGCGTTCGGTTGCCTGTGACTTATTTGATATGTAACCAAACTCCTCCAGTAGATGGCAAGCCGAGTTTGATGACTTTCTATGAAGTAGAAACTTTGTTCCACGAGTTTGGTCATGGATTGCAGCACATGCTCACCAAGGTTGATTATGTTGGAGCCGCAGGCATCAATAATGTGGAATGGGATGCAGTGGAACTACCTAGTCAGTTTATGGAAAACTGGTGTTATGAGCGACCTACTTTGTTTGGCATGGCTAAACATTACGAAACTGGAGAAGCTCTACCGGAACATTATTATCAAAAGCTGCTAGCGGCGCGTAATTATATGAGTGGTACTGCGATGTTACGGCAAATTCACTTTAGCAGTATTGATTTAGAATTACATTACCGTTACCGTTCTGGTAGCGATGAAACTCCGGCAGATGTGCGTCATCGCATAGCTAAAACAACTACCATCTTACCACCACTTCCAGAAGATTCAATGTTATGTGCTTTCGGGCATATTTTTGAGGGTGGCTATGCAGCTGGTTACTACAGTTACAAGTGGGCTGAAGTACTGAGCGCTGATGCTTTTGCCGCTTTTGAAGAAGCTGGGCTAGAAGATGAGGAAGCTGTAAAAGCGACAGGTGGACGTTATCGAGATACAGTGCTGGCCCTCGGTGGTAGCAAGCATCCAATGGAAGTGTTTAAAACTTTCCGGGGTCGTGAACCGAGTACGATCGCTTTGCTGAGGCACAATGGTTTAGTGAGTGCGGCTGCAAACTAA
- a CDS encoding DUF928 domain-containing protein, with amino-acid sequence MNSNSQPVKLFLVLAFSCTNLLVSLTPVLAKPTLDSSRSDGSQTKTTLAQVTSFNQPPIPPGPAPGGRVRGGAKRGPAGCKITKLDLTALVPFTQEANSVVNVWGQTTVEHPSWFFYVPYTKDLPYIVEFVLQEDPDSKDSKEIYRKAIALPDKPGVIRVSLPTNIPALAVDKQYRWFFTINCDKEKNSPPTYVEGVIKRVNLSAETVKELETTEPLKRYAIYAQKGIWYEALTTLAELRQKNPQDAALQAEWLNLLRSIRLDDVAAESILPGTP; translated from the coding sequence ATGAATTCAAATTCACAACCAGTAAAACTGTTTTTAGTATTAGCTTTTAGCTGTACAAATTTATTAGTTAGCCTAACTCCAGTACTAGCGAAACCAACTCTTGATTCTTCACGTAGCGATGGCTCTCAGACTAAAACAACCCTGGCTCAAGTTACCAGCTTTAATCAACCTCCAATTCCACCTGGCCCTGCTCCTGGCGGTCGGGTTCGTGGTGGAGCGAAACGCGGGCCGGCTGGATGTAAAATTACCAAACTTGACCTGACTGCTTTAGTACCTTTTACTCAGGAAGCTAACTCAGTAGTTAATGTCTGGGGACAAACAACAGTAGAACACCCAAGTTGGTTTTTCTATGTGCCATATACCAAAGATTTGCCATATATAGTTGAATTTGTACTGCAAGAAGATCCTGACTCTAAAGATTCTAAGGAGATTTACCGAAAAGCGATCGCTCTACCAGATAAACCAGGAGTCATCCGCGTTTCTTTGCCTACGAATATTCCGGCTTTAGCAGTAGACAAACAATACCGCTGGTTTTTTACCATTAACTGTGACAAAGAAAAGAATTCGCCCCCGACTTACGTTGAAGGGGTAATAAAACGAGTGAACCTGAGTGCAGAAACAGTCAAAGAACTAGAAACCACAGAACCTCTAAAGCGCTATGCAATCTATGCCCAAAAAGGAATATGGTACGAGGCACTGACAACGCTGGCTGAACTGCGTCAAAAAAATCCTCAAGATGCGGCACTGCAAGCAGAGTGGCTAAATTTACTACGCAGCATCCGCTTAGATGATGTTGCAGCAGAATCCATTCTTCCAGGGACACCTTAA